A portion of the Limanda limanda chromosome 3, fLimLim1.1, whole genome shotgun sequence genome contains these proteins:
- the cebpg gene encoding CCAAT/enhancer-binding protein gamma, translating to MKKPHADKDSDEYRQRRERNNLAVKKSRMRSKQKAMDTQQRVNELKEENERLEAKIKLLSKELSVLKDLFLEHAHNLADNVHPPPPPGGDGPSPAPNGTSTNGQ from the coding sequence ATGAAGAAGCCCCATGCAGACAAGGACAGCGACGAGTACCGCCAGCGCCGCGAGCGCAACAACCTGGCGGTGAAGAAGAGCCGCATGCGCAGCAAGCAGAAGGCCATGGACACGCAGCAGCGGGTCAAcgagctgaaggaggagaacGAGCGGCTGGAGGCCAAGATCAAGCTGCTGAGCAAAGAGCTGAGCGTGCTCAAAGACCTCTTCCTGGAGCACGCCCACAACCTGGCCGACAACGTGcacccgccgccgccgccgggcGGAGACGGCCCCAGCCCCGCCCCCAACGGCACCTCCACCAATGGGCAGTGA